From the Nitrospirota bacterium genome, one window contains:
- a CDS encoding cupredoxin domain-containing protein, whose translation MDKIIVTAAGIFTIGWVIWFFLFSKKKEYRAAVSSGVQEVSIKVKGGYTPDLIVAKAGKPLRLLFTREEEASCTEMVVFGAFNKSAKLPPYKEVAVELLPEKPGEYDFSCQMGMIRGKLIVEE comes from the coding sequence ATGGATAAAATAATTGTAACAGCAGCAGGTATTTTTACCATAGGATGGGTCATCTGGTTCTTTCTGTTTTCCAAAAAAAAGGAGTACAGGGCAGCAGTATCATCAGGTGTTCAGGAAGTAAGCATAAAAGTGAAAGGAGGGTACACCCCGGACTTGATAGTTGCAAAGGCAGGAAAACCCCTCAGGCTGCTCTTTACACGGGAGGAAGAGGCATCCTGTACGGAGATGGTTGTTTTCGGGGCTTTTAACAAGTCAGCAAAACTACCCCCTTATAAGGAGGTAGCGGTAGAGTTGTTGCCGGAGAAGCCCGGAGAGTATGACTTCTCCTGTCAGATGGGTATGATCAGAGGTAAACTCATAGTTGAAGAATAA